In Sphingobacteriia bacterium, the DNA window TATTACACGTTTTGAAACATGGAGATTGGAAGTTATTGTTTTGTGATCAAGATATTTTGCTACATATACTAATAATTCCAGTGGTGTAGCTTCAATATAATTAGTTTTTTCTAAATTGTTATTACTGTCTTGCATTTTAAATACCTTTTACTTTCTTTTAATTAAACATCTAATAAAAAATATGTCAAGATAATTACGATTTAGTTAGTTAAGTGTAAAGGTTTAACATTCGTTTATTGAAATAGATGCTTTTCAAACTTTATGCACTTCTGAGGCCAATAATTGTTTTACCATTTTTCTTAATATATTCTAAAGCTTGGCTTGTTGAATCAACTTGGTCATCATGAATTACATTTGGAAACTGGGTGAGTTCATTAATGTAATCAGGCATGAAATGAGCACCTTCTGGGAAATATATTTTTCCTGCTTCAAAAAATGTGCTAACACTTACAAGCCGAGTTTCTTTGTCACGACGCGGGGTTATTGGAATTGCTGTTATTAATTGGCGGTCAAGTTCTTGTAATAGCGAAGTTCCACTTGCTTTATCTTCAATTAATACAATGTCGGGTAGCCATTTTTCATGAATAGCTTTAACATTTACAAGCAATTTTGGAAAATTAACCTTATCACGCCATACATCAAGTAAATATATGTTACCTTCACAAATTCCCCATGTGGTGCAAACACTATAATCATTATTTGAGCCGGTTTTAAGCCCACAATCCCAGCTTTGAATGATTTTATCAAAATTTGTTGGCTTATTTATATAAAACTTTAGCCATTGCTTTTGAATAACGTTACCACTCCCTATAACTGGGCTTTGCTGGTATTGGGCTAAAAATGTATAAGTGCCAAGTTCAGCTTTAAGGCGATTTAATTCTTTTTCACCTTCGTATTCAGGACATAAAATTTCATTAGCTTTACGAAAATGTTTAAAGTCGTTAACTGAATATTCTTGATCTTTTTCTGCTAT includes these proteins:
- the terL gene encoding phage terminase large subunit translates to MKSSKEKNSKNLAIIKTLKTLPYNQTFSNFFTQAFTVTNPNKSLKWNWHHELICNYLEKIENKEITRLIINVPPRSLKSQIVNVAWPAWLIGKDPSKKIICASYSQKLSNKFSQDTRLILNDRWYKTIFPKVKFSTDQNEKHKFVTTNRGFRLATSIKGTLLGEGGDILILDDPHNPKEINSPIERKNTIDWFEQSFITRLDDKKTGSIVLIMQRLHPEDLTGYILSKNLGWEHLVIPAIAEKDQEYSVNDFKHFRKANEILCPEYEGEKELNRLKAELGTYTFLAQYQQSPVIGSGNVIQKQWLKFYINKPTNFDKIIQSWDCGLKTGSNNDYSVCTTWGICEGNIYLLDVWRDKVNFPKLLVNVKAIHEKWLPDIVLIEDKASGTSLLQELDRQLITAIPITPRRDKETRLVSVSTFFEAGKIYFPEGAHFMPDYINELTQFPNVIHDDQVDSTSQALEYIKKNGKTIIGLRSA